In Candidatus Cohnella colombiensis, one DNA window encodes the following:
- a CDS encoding 16S rRNA (uracil(1498)-N(3))-methyltransferase, with translation MQRYFVTPAMMSADAVSLEGDDARHLATVMRSKPGDCFIACDGQGREALAKIVQVDKNNIQAQIIEELSSNVEMGWRITVAQSLPKGDKLETVIQKGTEAGAAVFTPFLSARTIVQYDERKEAKRIERWRKIAKEAAEQSHRALIPEVSAVCSWKALLTQFPAYDLILFCYEEEGRKGVGLRDIVEQFQQRERKETTRILIVIGPEGGFTQQEADAAVVAGASLVGLGKRILRTETAALYALACLAYASGELGGMNNG, from the coding sequence ATGCAACGATATTTTGTGACACCAGCGATGATGAGTGCGGATGCAGTATCGCTTGAGGGCGATGATGCACGGCACTTAGCTACAGTCATGCGTAGCAAGCCTGGTGATTGCTTTATCGCTTGTGATGGACAAGGTCGCGAAGCTTTGGCTAAAATCGTACAAGTTGATAAAAATAATATTCAAGCTCAAATCATCGAAGAGTTGAGTTCAAACGTGGAGATGGGTTGGCGGATAACAGTTGCTCAAAGCTTGCCTAAAGGGGACAAACTCGAAACTGTCATTCAGAAAGGCACAGAAGCGGGTGCGGCTGTATTCACTCCCTTCTTATCAGCAAGAACGATCGTTCAATATGATGAACGTAAAGAAGCAAAGCGGATCGAACGCTGGCGTAAAATTGCAAAGGAAGCGGCAGAGCAAAGTCATCGTGCTCTCATTCCTGAAGTCAGTGCAGTATGCTCTTGGAAAGCGCTATTAACACAGTTCCCAGCCTATGATCTGATTTTATTTTGTTACGAAGAAGAAGGTCGGAAGGGCGTTGGTCTCCGTGACATTGTTGAGCAATTTCAACAGCGCGAGAGGAAAGAAACTACTCGAATATTAATTGTAATTGGACCCGAAGGGGGCTTTACGCAACAAGAAGCAGACGCTGCAGTAGTGGCAGGTGCAAGCTTGGTAGGGCTAGGTAAACGAATATTACGGACGGAGACGGCTGCGCTATATGCCCTTGCTTGTCTTGCATATGCGTCCGGTGAGCTAGGAGGAATGAACAATGGCTAG
- the prmA gene encoding 50S ribosomal protein L11 methyltransferase, which yields MRWHELTVLATESSQEMVTHYLTELGAAGVSVEEGWDEDKPRDTTFGELYDGPLNQIRKGYAEFKAYFSEETDLSLITSQLEELLRGLPEYGYDAGEFVISTGDVHEDDWAHAWKKYFKPVAVTPRLTIKPTWEEYSPREDEVIIEIDPGMAFGTGTHPTTTLCLVALDQAIRGGEQIIDVGTGSGILAIGAMKLGAEHVLAVDLDPVAVASAQDNIRLNGLEERVEVRTSDLLGVLNANDRAAANADIVVANILAEIIMLFLDDVMEVLKPGGLYICSGIYKNKEQLVESGLQAAGFELVETLKQEDWVAFVARKPEGDA from the coding sequence GTGCGTTGGCATGAACTAACTGTCTTAGCGACAGAATCATCTCAAGAGATGGTTACCCATTATTTAACAGAGCTTGGTGCAGCAGGAGTTTCGGTTGAAGAAGGCTGGGATGAAGATAAACCAAGAGATACAACCTTTGGTGAATTGTACGATGGACCACTCAATCAGATTCGAAAAGGTTATGCAGAATTCAAAGCTTATTTCTCTGAAGAGACAGATCTGTCTTTGATTACTTCGCAGCTGGAAGAACTATTGCGTGGCCTTCCTGAATATGGATATGATGCTGGAGAGTTTGTCATTTCAACAGGAGATGTACATGAGGATGACTGGGCGCACGCGTGGAAGAAATATTTTAAGCCGGTTGCTGTTACGCCTAGATTGACGATCAAACCGACATGGGAGGAATATTCTCCTCGTGAAGATGAGGTTATTATTGAGATTGATCCAGGTATGGCATTCGGAACAGGGACACACCCGACGACTACCCTGTGTTTAGTCGCGCTTGATCAAGCGATTAGAGGCGGAGAGCAAATAATCGATGTTGGGACAGGATCAGGTATACTGGCAATTGGGGCGATGAAGCTAGGTGCAGAGCATGTGCTAGCTGTTGATCTTGACCCGGTAGCTGTCGCGAGCGCACAAGATAACATTCGTCTCAATGGTCTTGAAGAGCGGGTTGAAGTACGAACGAGCGATTTATTAGGGGTATTGAATGCAAACGATCGAGCAGCGGCGAATGCGGATATTGTTGTAGCGAACATCTTGGCTGAAATTATTATGTTGTTCCTTGACGATGTTATGGAAGTGCTAAAGCCAGGCGGTCTCTATATCTGTTCAGGCATCTATAAGAACAAAGAGCAACTCGTTGAATCAGGGCTACAGGCTGCGGGGTTTGAGCTTGTTGAAACGTTGAAGCAGGAAGATTGGGTTGCGTTCGTAGCGAGAAAGCCCGAGGGGGATGCTTAG
- a CDS encoding MerR family transcriptional regulator, whose product MEYTVQKLAQLAGVSTRTLRYYDQMDILKPARVNSSGYRIYGTVEVDRLQHILFYRELGVSLENIKEMMNDPSFHVAHALKLHHEQLLHRREQLDVLIANVEKTIASYEGGIPMSDHEKFEGFKQKQIDDNEQKYGQEIREKYGDDAVNTANDKLKSRTIEQQKEVTELEQQIKNALAQAYLTGDPASALAQQSADLHRQWLSHYWVTYSKEAHRGIAQMYVEDERFKAYYDELQPGTAQFLHDAILIYTTTSRE is encoded by the coding sequence ATGGAATATACAGTGCAAAAGCTGGCCCAATTAGCGGGTGTAAGTACGAGGACACTTCGATACTACGATCAGATGGACATTCTCAAGCCGGCGAGAGTGAATTCATCGGGCTACAGGATTTACGGTACAGTCGAGGTCGATCGCTTACAGCACATTTTATTTTATCGTGAGCTGGGCGTTAGCTTGGAAAATATTAAAGAGATGATGAACGATCCATCCTTTCATGTTGCCCATGCACTGAAGCTGCATCATGAGCAATTGCTCCATCGCAGAGAGCAGCTAGATGTACTCATTGCGAATGTCGAGAAGACGATCGCATCATATGAAGGGGGAATACCGATGAGTGATCATGAAAAATTTGAAGGCTTCAAACAGAAGCAGATCGATGACAATGAGCAGAAATATGGTCAAGAAATTCGTGAAAAATACGGTGATGATGCAGTGAATACTGCAAATGATAAGCTGAAGAGTAGGACGATCGAGCAACAAAAAGAAGTGACTGAACTCGAGCAGCAAATTAAAAATGCGTTAGCTCAAGCTTATCTTACTGGAGATCCTGCAAGCGCGTTGGCACAGCAATCGGCCGATTTGCATCGACAGTGGTTGTCGCATTACTGGGTAACCTATAGCAAAGAAGCCCATCGAGGCATTGCTCAGATGTATGTAGAGGATGAACGGTTTAAAGCCTACTATGATGAACTTCAGCCAGGAACAGCTCAATTTTTACATGATGCTATCCTGATTTACACAACCACTTCACGTGAATAA
- a CDS encoding YfhD family protein — MSEMNTNCGCDTTDDASNRKKVPTGSFEDVEFSEELADADDMEAQARAAAADYRADQFSGE, encoded by the coding sequence ATGTCCGAAATGAATACGAATTGCGGTTGTGACACTACAGATGATGCATCTAACAGAAAGAAAGTTCCAACTGGCTCATTTGAGGATGTTGAATTCTCGGAAGAATTAGCTGATGCAGATGATATGGAAGCACAAGCTCGAGCAGCAGCAGCGGATTATCGTGCAGATCAATTTTCAGGAGAGTGA
- the mtaB gene encoding tRNA (N(6)-L-threonylcarbamoyladenosine(37)-C(2))-methylthiotransferase MtaB, with product MASVAFYTLGCKVNFYDTEAIWQLFKNEGYEQVDFEQTADVYLINTCTVTNTGDKKSRQIIRRAVRRNPDAVIAVTGCYAQTSPAEIMAIPGVDLVIGTQDREKLMSFVQGIQNDRMPVNAVRNIMKTREFEELDVPDFADRTRAFLKIQEGCNNFCTFCIIPWSRGLSRSRKPESVLEQARKLVAAGYKEFVLTGIHTGGYGDDLENYRLSDLLTDLVKIEGLDRIRISSIEASQIDDQMIDLMNHNSKMCRHLHIPLQAGDDEILKRMRRKYTTEEYAEKIRRLHEAMPGVAITTDVIVGFPGETEEHFENGYRFMEQLKFAEMHVFPYSKRTGTPASRMEDQVDEEVKHERVHKLIDLSERMQAEYASQWVGHVLDVIPERGPKGVADREYVSGYTDNYVQVVFKGDDSLVGKLCRVLITESGVNECQGQLVEVVDALTSARPMERVIMQA from the coding sequence ATGGCTAGTGTTGCCTTTTATACGCTGGGCTGTAAAGTAAACTTCTATGATACAGAGGCGATATGGCAGTTGTTTAAAAATGAAGGCTACGAGCAGGTAGACTTCGAACAGACTGCGGACGTGTATTTGATTAATACGTGTACAGTGACGAATACGGGCGATAAGAAGAGTCGTCAAATTATTCGTCGAGCGGTTCGTCGCAATCCCGATGCAGTCATTGCGGTGACGGGATGCTATGCACAAACATCGCCTGCTGAAATTATGGCGATTCCGGGTGTCGATCTTGTGATTGGAACACAGGATCGCGAGAAGCTGATGTCATTTGTACAAGGCATTCAGAACGACCGTATGCCAGTGAATGCGGTTCGCAATATAATGAAAACGCGCGAGTTTGAAGAGCTGGACGTACCGGATTTCGCTGACCGGACGAGAGCTTTTTTGAAAATTCAAGAGGGCTGCAACAACTTCTGTACGTTTTGCATTATTCCATGGTCTCGCGGGCTTTCTCGTAGCCGTAAACCGGAAAGCGTATTAGAACAAGCTCGTAAGCTCGTGGCGGCGGGTTATAAGGAATTCGTTCTGACAGGGATACATACAGGCGGCTATGGCGATGATCTCGAAAATTATCGTCTGTCGGATTTGCTTACAGATCTTGTGAAAATCGAAGGACTGGACCGGATTCGAATTAGTTCGATTGAAGCGAGTCAAATTGATGATCAGATGATCGACCTAATGAATCACAATTCTAAGATGTGCCGTCATCTGCATATCCCACTTCAAGCAGGTGACGATGAAATATTAAAGCGGATGCGTCGTAAATATACGACGGAGGAATATGCGGAGAAGATTCGTCGGCTACATGAAGCGATGCCAGGTGTAGCAATTACGACCGATGTGATTGTAGGATTCCCTGGAGAAACAGAAGAGCATTTCGAGAATGGATACCGCTTCATGGAGCAGTTGAAGTTTGCGGAGATGCATGTATTCCCCTATTCCAAACGGACGGGAACTCCAGCATCTCGAATGGAAGATCAAGTGGATGAAGAGGTTAAGCATGAACGTGTTCACAAGCTGATCGATCTATCCGAGCGGATGCAAGCAGAGTACGCTAGCCAGTGGGTTGGTCATGTGCTCGATGTCATTCCTGAACGAGGCCCGAAAGGTGTAGCAGACAGAGAGTATGTATCTGGCTATACGGATAACTATGTTCAGGTAGTGTTCAAGGGGGACGATTCGTTAGTCGGCAAACTATGCCGTGTTCTCATAACAGAGTCCGGCGTGAATGAATGTCAAGGTCAGCTTGTTGAAGTCGTTGACGCGTTAACGTCGGCACGTCCGATGGAACGAGTCATTATGCAAGCGTAA
- a CDS encoding site-2 protease family protein, whose product MSFFWFPIEHLAIIVLVMLVAFTVHEFAHAWTAWKFGDDTAYREGRVTLNPMVHLDWIGMICLLLAGFGWAKPVPVRRSRFKKPRLMNILVTAAGPISNLLLAFIFMLLIDVLHAVGVISLDSQSMIQKINIFAYYWVHINLILFLFNLIPLPPLDGYRIVEEFLPMKIWLKIRENAQWISLIFLLIIFVPPLREVTLDPLFTLKQPILDSMVWVLSHLFSGSGGSLSAFFRLFW is encoded by the coding sequence GTGAGCTTTTTCTGGTTTCCGATCGAGCATTTGGCGATCATTGTTCTTGTGATGCTAGTGGCATTTACAGTACATGAATTCGCACATGCATGGACAGCTTGGAAGTTTGGCGACGACACCGCATATCGTGAAGGTCGTGTCACATTAAATCCGATGGTCCATCTCGATTGGATCGGGATGATCTGCTTATTGCTTGCAGGCTTCGGTTGGGCGAAGCCAGTACCAGTGAGGCGTAGTCGGTTTAAAAAGCCGCGACTGATGAATATTCTCGTAACTGCAGCAGGACCGATCAGTAATTTGCTTCTCGCATTCATTTTTATGTTGTTGATCGATGTATTGCATGCAGTAGGTGTAATTTCGTTAGATTCGCAATCCATGATTCAAAAAATTAATATTTTCGCTTATTATTGGGTGCACATTAATTTGATTCTGTTCTTATTCAATTTAATTCCACTACCACCGCTGGATGGTTATCGAATTGTTGAAGAATTTTTACCGATGAAAATATGGCTAAAGATTCGAGAAAATGCACAATGGATATCGTTGATTTTCCTGCTCATCATATTCGTTCCTCCATTACGCGAAGTGACACTTGATCCACTGTTCACACTTAAGCAACCGATTCTTGATAGTATGGTATGGGTGCTGAGTCACTTATTTTCAGGATCAGGGGGCAGTTTGTCTGCGTTTTTCCGTCTGTTCTGGTAG